Proteins co-encoded in one Bemisia tabaci chromosome 9, PGI_BMITA_v3 genomic window:
- the LOC109038167 gene encoding uncharacterized protein codes for MQAVPEASTSSESSGMSDNPSSHSVESHLQGPNNTRLASAGATQETLLSSIIDYPSALPPKIECEDEKVDASWTNQLHTSIDIKSEPTPQTDESELRLGRGEAEHDLENDIRDFVLITARVKRENMSTPLPDECNENLLDLSLTNIEIKREPPTQTIESESKLVEHIRTHAREKTFSCNHCSASFGKKSHLTTHMRTHTGEEPFSCSHCSSHFRTKANLKRHMRTHTGEKPYSCSYCTACYSQKINLIIHIRTHTGEKPFSCSHCTACFAQKRLLTAHVRTHTGEKPFSCSHCTASFSQKQPLTEHVRTHTGEKPFSCSRCSSSFGRKNSLERHLRTHTGEKSFSCSHCSASFAEKSNLTKHIRTHTGEKPFNCSHCSASFASKYNLTTHIRTHTGEKPFSCSHCTASFTQKDALTAHVRTHTGEKPFSCSHCSSSFITKQNLKVHKRTHTGKKPFSCSHCSASFAVKSNLTRHIRTHTGEKPFNCSQCSSSFTSKDKLKKHMRAHTGEKPFSCSHCTACFAQKHSLTTHVRTHTDEKPYSCSHCTASFAKKSNLTSHIRTHTGKKPFSCSHCSASFAVKNNLTRHIRTHTGEKPFNCSHCSSSFTSKDKLKKHMRAHTGEKPFSCSHCTVCSAQKNSLTAHVRTHTGEKSFSRSHCSASFAERSNLTKHIRTHTGEKPFSCSYCTACSARKQSLTAHVSTHTGEKLFSCSNCSSSFRH; via the coding sequence ATGCAGGCCGTGCCTGAAGCAAGCACCAGCTCGGAGTCTAGCGGTATGTCTGACAACCCATCTTCCCACTCCGTAGAAAGTCACCTTCAAGGTCCCAACAATACCAGACTTGCATCCGCAGGAGCGACCCAAGAAACCCTCCTCTCGTCGATCATCGATTATCCCTCCGCTCTTCCCCCCAAAATCGAATGCGAGGATGAAAAAGTTGATGCAAGTTGGACTAACCAGCTACATACAAGTATTGACATTAAGAGTGAACCCACTCCCCAGACGGATGAGTCAGAACTCAGGTTGGGACGAGGAGAAGCAGAACACGATTTGGAGAATGATATTCGCGATTTTGTCCTAATAACAGCACGAGTGAAGAGAGAGAACATGAGCACTCCACTTCCCGACGAATGTAATGAAAACTTGCTTGACCTATCACTCACGAATATCGAAATTAAGAGGGAACCCCCTACCCAAACAATCGAATCGGAATCAAAGTTAGTCGAACATATTAGAACGCACGCTCGTGAGAAAACATTCAGTTGCAATCATTGCTCGGCCTCATTTGGTAAGAAAAGTCATTTGACAACACAcatgcgaacgcacactggtgaggagccattcagttgcagtcattgctcctccCACTTCCGTACAAAAGCCAATTTGAAGAGACAcatgcgaacgcacactggCGAGAAACCATATAGTTGCAGTTATTGCACGGCATGCTattctcagaaaattaatttgataATTCACATCCGGACGCATACTGgagagaaaccattcagttgcagtcactGCACGGCATGCTTTGCTCAGAAACGGCTTTTAACGGCACATGTTCGcacgcacactggtgagaaaccattcagttgcagtcattgcacggCAAGCTTTTCTCAGAAACAGCCTTTGACGGAACATGTTCGcacgcatactggtgagaaaccattcagttgcagccGCTGCTCCTCCTCTTTCGGTAGAAAAAACAGTTTAGAGAGACACTTGCGGACTCACACTGGCGAGAAatcattcagttgcagtcattgctcggCCTCTTTTGCTGAGAAAAGTAATTTGACAAAACACATCCGGACGCATACTGGAGAGAAACCATTCAATTGCAGTCATTGCTCGGCCTCTTTTGCTTCGAAATATAACTTGACAACACACATCCGAACtcatactggcgagaaaccattcagttgcagtcattgcacggCATCCTTTACTCAAAAAGATGCTTTAACGGCACATGTTCGaacgcatactggtgagaaaccattcagttgcagccATTGCTCCTCCTCTTTCATTACGAAACAAAATCTCAAGGTACATAAGCGAACGCACACTGGcaagaaaccattcagttgcagtcattgctcggCCTCTTTTGCTGTGAAAAGTAACTTGACAAGACACATCCGAacgcatactggcgagaaaccaTTCAATTGTAGTCAGTGCTCCTCCTCTTTCACTAGTAAAGACAAGCTAAAGAAACACATGCGAGCGCACACTggcgagaaaccattcagttgcagtcattgcacggcatgctttgctcaaaaacattctttaaCGACACATGTTCGCACGCATACTGATGAGAAACCAtacagttgcagtcattgcacggCCTCTTTTGCTAAGAAAAGTAATTTGACATCACACATCCGAACTCATACTGGcaagaaaccattcagttgcagtcattgctcggCCTCTTTTGCTGTGAAAAATAACTTGACAAGACACATCCGAacgcatactggcgagaaaccaTTCAATTGTAGTCATTGCTCCTCCTCTTTCACAAGTAAAGACAAGCTAAAGAAACACATGCGAGCGCACACTggcgagaaaccattcagttgcagtcattgcacggTATGCTCTGCTCAAAAAAATTCGTTAACGGCACATGTTCGcacgcatactggtgagaaatCATTCAGTCGCAGTCATTGCTCGGCCTCTTTTGCTGAGAGAAGTAATTTGACAAAACACATCCGGACGCATACTGgagagaaaccattcagttgcagttatTGCACGGCATGCTCTGCTCGCAAACAGTCTCTAACGGCACATGTTTCcacgcatactggtgagaaactaTTCAGTTGCAGTAATTGCTCCTCCTCTTTCAggcattaa